The Phaseolus vulgaris cultivar G19833 chromosome 10, P. vulgaris v2.0, whole genome shotgun sequence DNA window CAATTCATGATTATGAGATCATTAATAACACGAATAGCAGGTGGGAGTTCATCCATCATTTTGCACTTATCAATAtgaattataaaagaaataaaagacagAAGCAAGTTGATGAAAGAATTATTAATCCAAAATTATCTTAAACTAAACCATCAATCATAATCTCAAACCCATTTATAGAAACTAATTCTTTCTATGAATTCAAATTTAACTAATCTATTAGTTCAAAAAACGTTTCTTCTATGcacagaaagaaaaagaaaagaactgcacagaactcacattcgttgaacataatattattatacattGATGCTTATCACATTCACAAAGAGCTGCATAGAACTCTCATGACAGAGATGCTTGCTGCATTATTCATGGTTCTTGCAAGCTACAAGAGTTGCACATAACTCTCATGCCTTCAACCTTATTCTATACAAAAGTACAACATAATTAATACAACCTCATACAATTGACATTAAATAACTTGCTTGAGTTTTTCTGAAGGAACCCTAAGAGTTTGAGGAAATGGTCTTCCTCCTTTTTTCATAGATTTTCGTTTCAGACGATGCTGTCTTTCTCCATACAGAATATCAGCAAGCCTTCATAAAAACACATAAAACCATTCTCCTCAAAACCagctaaaataaataattgagtAAACTAAAAGgtaattaattcatatttttttcaccTGTCAAGAGCCTCAGCATTTGTTCCGCCAGCTTCTTCTAGATCTAAAGTATCCAAATTCAGCTTTACAGGTTTTTCTTGTAACAGATGTTTTCCTATCTCTTCAAGGCCGTCCATGTTTTCTTTTGTAACATTAACCATGTTGTTGAAATCAGGATTCAAGTTGTATTCCTGCCATTGGTTACAAGATTCATCAATATATAATACAAAACTATAAATATCTCTTAAGAAAAATCAGTGaaagaacaaaaggaatacaaggcGTGGAAGATAAGTGTCTCTTTCATTTTATGGTTATTTTGAGTAAGATGTTTTGGTACCTTTCACTAAGTACTCTTATCTGTTTTTGGAAAGATTTATTGTAATGAATAAAGATTTCTCTTTTAGTATAAACTATCTAGTTTTTAGAGTTAGGTGTAGCAGGAAAAGTGTTTGactaagaaaaatgaaaaactcttgctaccaataaataaaaagaaataccTGAATTCGAAGGTAGGTGCCGGGTTGAATGTCTGAGAAGAGTGAAGCAAGGTAGTATTCAGTAATGAGTGAAGAAAGTCGAGGGAGAACACCGAGTAGAGGAGAAATCCAATCCCAAGGAAACCATGTGGCAGCTGTCTGAGCATCAAAGATCTGCTCAATTTTTGTTATTCCAGTCCCTAAAGACAACACAAGGATTTTTGGATATTCATTGTGTCGTAACACTTCACTCACTGCTGCTTCTGTCTGCTCAAATTAAACTTGATAGTGTTAAACTAGTGACCTTGTATCATGCATCATAATTCACATCAATAGTTTTATGATATTTGTAATCAATAACTAAACTACTTTACCGGATTCCCAGATGCTGTACCACCACTAATCATATTGAACTCAACACCATCATTCTCAAAATAGTAGGGTGGTAGAAATATGGGTGCAGCTGAAGTGGATATGCATATGTCCGACATCAAGGCATTGAAGTAGGGAACATTCTTCAGCTGCATCACCAAAACATTATATTAACTGGTGTTTGTTTATTAATGTATGTGTTTCATTTCAATATAAGCATATATGCTGCTAACCTTGTAGTTTGAGAATATAACTGGCTTTCGTGTCTTGATGTCGAAAGCTGGGATTACAACATTGGTGATTGTCTGACTAAGTCGTGTGTCTCTCAACAGTTCACGAGTTATGTTATGTAAAGGCTCCCCATCGAATCTGGGACCGTGTCCAGGTCTGCATGTTGGTTGTTTCATCATCAGAAATTCATCAGAAATGATGATGTTGTGagaatattaataacattatacCTAGATTCATTGAATATCTGAGGGCCATTTTGTTTGTAGAACTCTACAATTTCTGCAGGAGTAAAAGCAGGAAGATTAGGATGGTGAGGGCCTGAGGTGGCTAACATAGCTGTTATGAGTCCACCAGTGCCATTCCCTCCTATCACATCAAAATAATGTACTAATTCTGCATTTGGATCCTTAACCTGCAACACAACCAAATTCAAATTAGCCTCATAAATATTCATTCATGCCATTTCAATACATGCATAGTATTAACAACAGTAATCAACCTTAAGAGCCTTATCTAAGTAATCAAGAACTGTTGCTGGAATAATCCCCTTGATACCACCACCATCAATTGTCAGAATAGTTATCATGTTTCCATACTCTGATGGAGGTAGTTTTTGGGCACTCAATCCACCAATCAGTTGCCCACCAAAcaccaaaacaaaaaacaaaaccaaatgATGAGCCATCATTTGCTTCACAAGAATATTGTACTGAATTAGTGTGTTTTGTTCTCAAATGGGGTAAGGCTATTTATAGAAATATTTTCGAGGATACATGCAAGTACCATGATTAAACAAAtctttttttatacatttttttaacagCAAGATGTTTTTTTATGCATGATAATGCCTTTCATTGCTTACTCAATCTTTGGAGTTTTCACTGCTTCAAAAGGAGAGGATAATGTAATAAAATCCACTCTCCATCCTCATCATTGATCAACATTATAAGCAAATGCACAACTGAATTTTTAAGACTTTACTTTTACCAAAATtatccacttttttttttaatcagcaataaAGATTTAATAAATAGAAGTACTAGGGGTACTCCAACCCATTTACACAATTCCTTATACTAGAGAAAGAAGGTTTCCAGATAACATGCCTAAACATAGACATATTCTACACATATATCTGCTAATCTTAACCTCTTTAAAAACAACAAGATGTCAATACATAAACCAAAATAGCTATCAAGGAATCCTACAACTTAATCCAATTCCAGACTATAGGCGTATCAGCTCAAAAGAAAGACTTTGCCTCCTTGCTATCTACTGCATTTTCCAAGCATCCATTATGATTAAAGTTGTGCCCCAAGAACATTACTCTCATGCAAACCAAGAATCCAACAAAAAGCAAAGAAAGGGTGTTAATCATCAATGTATTGATTTTAAACATTCATATACATTAAtacaccaatcagaataagagAAATTTGACTTTGGAAATTTATAACTTACCCATGCCCACGCCTTTACTTGGGCTAAAGCAAAAATTTCAACAGGATCCACCACTGCATTATTGAAAATTATCCTATTCCTATGATTCCAAATTCCCCAAATAATAGAAATCCACATACATGAAAATTATCCACTTGGAAACACCAAATATAAGATGCAGGATCTCACATTCAACACACAATCTACATTGATGAAAAAAGAAACCTAAAATTATATGGTGATAAAATGTGACATTATATTAGATTCCCCATAGTTAAATtatcttaaattaaaaaatgtaaaattattttttaaagttaaaaaacatAAAGTATCTAGTTCATAATACTACCAATTATTAAGGACcaactacttttttttattatatatatatatatatatatacaaacaaAGGAATGGAATAATTAAATTGTCCCAATCcttatataaaacaaatatatacaaaacaaaattgGCCATAAAAGTATTTCCTACCAAAAAATAGTCTATTTCTTTCACTTACTTTACATATCAGCAAACCTCAAAATATGCCGcacaaaaaaacatttaattgatCACAATATGCTCTCTTTTGTTCCTAAGAAATAACCGTGTAGATTTATTGCCCCTAGATTATATTGTCTTCAAAACTAAACAACTTCATACAAATATCTTCCTTTCCTTATAGAATTATTAAAGATAAACTACTAATTAATTTGAACAAGAATTACTAAGGACAAACTACTAACTTTAACATGTGTAATGTCCTTCTAACTACAATAGTGAAAATAAATGGTTTTAGAAtcgaaaaaaaatcaatattaaagTGTGATTAACATTCCTCTTATATATGTTTGTCAAAAAGCTTAAAATGTATGTCTCAAAGTCATTGAATCTTGCAGAAACACTAATAGCGTCGACCTAACATATGTAAATTGAATGAGCAATACTTAATAAGATAATGATACGATCGACTAGGCCGATACTAtctaaatgaaatataaaaaattaaaacatttgcATCGATCTAGCTGAcactatacaaaattaaaataaaaagttgattTTAAAGTAGGTCAAGGCGATGTTAATTGGTAGAAAAAAATTGGTAGTTTTGGTTAAGTCAACACTAGGTgtggtgaaaaaaaaaagttcaatttaaaagtatttccaatccttttttaaatttgaaaccTACTTATATCAATTATAAATGCAAAACTCAAAATCATTCCAAACTCaatgttaattataattaaaaatccaaatccaaattcaATATCAATATCTAAATCTAGTTTGGAAGATTAGTTAACATATCAATGTTCACAATTACTCAAGCAAAGAACTCCACCAACATTATATAtgtgtgtttttttatatatatgagGTTAAAGGATAAACATAAAAGAGTAGGAAACATTATTGAGAGTCTATTTATAGTTATTTGTACTAATTACAACTTAGTTATGTgaatcttgttttttttttatcaacaagaaataataaataaatatagattatTTAAGGGGTgactcaacccttatacaagaaaaagaaaaataagatagGACGTCACACCCCCAACTTATTCCAAGCCCCCAACAAAAATTACCAACTAACCCTTATCTCAAAAATATCACATCCAAAGAAGTCCACTCTTAATAAAAGTCATAGTGCACGAACACATCAAACTCCAAAAAACATAAAGCATAAGCAAACCATCAAACATAAACCGCCAAAAATTAgagtaaattattaaaaattctctTTACAAATAACACAAACAACTGAATATATCACTATCTCAACAAAACTCATATGTATTTCTTTTCACATCACAAATGCGTCTGCTTAGAATCTCCATATCCAAAAATAAGAGACAAATGCTCTTGATGAAAATCAATCCCTAATTACTCCACTTAGAAGGACAGATTGCTTAAGATCATTATGCAAAACACACAACTCTTCCTTCCTAAAACAAGGACTTAGAAACACatactaaaataaaagaaacaaatctatttcataattttcatgCATATCATAGGTTCTAcaccaataaaaataattaaactttgcaactttttttttacttgtaaatttgataataataataataataattattccCGTTAAAATAAATTCATCTCTATTTGAgttgttaattaattaatagcaTGATTAGCACATGAATCTAATTAAGCCGCCCATGATTAAATGCATGGAATTGGTTTAATTGTAAGttacattttttatgcataAAAGATGAAACACAATGAATGATTATGTGATGATAACACGAATAGAACATGGGAATTCATCCATCATTTGCTACTTATTAATATgatgaattataaaaaaaataaaacatagaaCCATACAAACGTTATCTTTTATGTAATCTATTCGTACAAACGTTGTCTTTTATGTAGGTATGGGATGACTAGAAAACGcatagagaaaataaatgttacCATTTATTGCATGTGTGAAGTATTAGGAGTTGGTTTTGTACCTAACGCTTACGTATTATTAAGTAGAGTTAGTCAGAGTGATAACTTAAAAAGGAGAGCCATTATACGTATacaatcaaattttatatttatataatttatatttggaTTAAAAAATCATGTACCGTCTAATCATATTATACGTATACAATCAAAATACAATATAATCATGCACCGTCTTCACATTTAATCCAACatatacatataaaatttgaaCTCAATAGGTTATTTTAATActccaaattattttatttttaattattgataaaaaatcaATATGTAAAGTTAtccataataatttatatatattttttttataaaaaattttatgTTAAGTATTACTATGCACATCAGTTAGGCTAacatctcaagtaacaacaatcatcggtcatcacataaaataaatattattaaaaaaaagaaagaaaatacaaaaaatatatggCGGAACtataccaaaactcatatgttaacaaaaacgatacataggtaaattatacctatttataaaattctaagaacagactagatggaagtctattatattaatgaaatgattctctatgaataaatcttaaatcaGCACACACAGTTATaaaatatgagtaatcctaaaccttattttcccacagtaattaagacaagtatttcatcgattacgaagcaaccatggaacattagtcctagcagtaaacgcggcaaaaaccaaggcagaatcacatttaagctatacattagtaagccccatcttttgagcttcctccatagcatgtataactctataaaactcaacaaccatagaagtctaaacttcaagaaacgcagagaaaaCACCGATAAactctcccatactcccacgaaaaatacctccacaagtagtaAGACCAGAATATTCtctagcagccccatcaatgttaattttaacccagcttGGTGAAGGGAACTCCCATTTAAcaggaaaagatgaagaactTTACTAGTACGaatattaataccaaaaaacttaatcatgttgaaatccaacatatcattcttcattgaaactttagacgaatttcccactagacaagttaaatctttaatattatatttatattaaataataataataataataataataaaacgtGATAATGGTTGATGAagttattaataacaataaagtataagaattaaaataatcagTATTTAGTAATTGAAGATGTagtcattacaagaaaaatccATTTTAGCTACCAACAAAAAGTGGGGGCTAAAAAAAAGAAGTCACTAGTATGGGTGAAGTCTACTCAAGTtggacacaaaaataaatgtcaaatattATGTCCACAATGGAGACCTTTAACtcacactaaaaattattaaaataataataataagttagcatCTAGAATGGGGACACAAAGTAGATCCATAAAAAATAAGTTGCAGAATGGTACTGTATCGAGAATGGGGACACAAAGTGGAtgcaagttaat harbors:
- the LOC137819427 gene encoding patatin-17-like, with the translated sequence MMAHHLVLFFVLVFGGQLIGGLSAQKLPPSEYGNMITILTIDGGGIKGIIPATVLDYLDKALKVKDPNAELVHYFDVIGGNGTGGLITAMLATSGPHHPNLPAFTPAEIVEFYKQNGPQIFNESRPGHGPRFDGEPLHNITRELLRDTRLSQTITNVVIPAFDIKTRKPVIFSNYKLKNVPYFNALMSDICISTSAAPIFLPPYYFENDGVEFNMISGGTASGNPTEAAVSEVLRHNEYPKILVLSLGTGITKIEQIFDAQTAATWFPWDWISPLLGVLPRLSSLITEYYLASLFSDIQPGTYLRIQEYNLNPDFNNMVNVTKENMDGLEEIGKHLLQEKPVKLNLDTLDLEEAGGTNAEALDRLADILYGERQHRLKRKSMKKGGRPFPQTLRVPSEKLKQVI